A single region of the Sorghum bicolor cultivar BTx623 chromosome 7, Sorghum_bicolor_NCBIv3, whole genome shotgun sequence genome encodes:
- the LOC110437211 gene encoding nascent polypeptide-associated complex subunit alpha, muscle-specific form-like, which yields MDEKIQKAVEEAVTSRLQSLSQPPAANISPCSAHLKSNCASTEAPTRQVDDVGLRFPVDDVTAPLTSCELHIPEGDGTVKVATGVVSPIDPTKTPTIHSVPIPAGYACVSVDRVVRGRENVPLDSEGGDGEKTLGEAEKTFICWRKRYIIIPGVPPPQPNPSRASPHRSPSVHSPHDHSAVGHDDDDVVQEKAASPPPAVASPPRRNPTPPAVESPPQQQAPPAPLPPPMPTTMAAASSAPAGATSRRKRSSAETQRSLQPPAAKRKALNTKIPKTTKLPYEKTDEEVLATNKKYA from the exons atggatgagaaaatccaaaaggCCGTGGAGGAAGCTGTAACTTCCCGCCTCCAAAGCTTATCACAGCCACCGGCCGCCAACATCAGCCCTTGCTCAGCTCATCTAAAGAGCAATTGTGCTTCTACGGAGGCGCCTACGAGGCAAGTTGATGACGTAGGGCTGCGATTCCCGGTGGATGACGTCACCGCTCCGTTGACGTCTTGTGAGCTCCATATTCCGGAGGGCGATGGCACAGTAAAGGTGGCTACCGGTGTCGTATCTCCTATCGACCCCACCAAGACACCAACAATCCACTCTGTCCCAATACCAGCCGGATATGcttgtgtctcggtggatagagtggTCAGAGGCCGTGAAAATGTGCCTCTCGATAGCGAAGGCGGTGATGGGGAGAAGACACTTGGTGAAGCGGAGAAGACATTCATATGTTGGAGGAAAcggtacatcattattcctggggtgCCGCCGCCACAACCGAACCCTAGCAG GGCCTCCCCCCACCGAAGTCCGTCTGTCCATTCACCGCATGACCATAGTGCCGTgggacacgacgacgacgacgtcgtacAAGAGAAGGCCGCATCCCCACCACCGGCCGTCGCATCTCCTCCACGAAGGAATCCAACGCCGCCCGCGGTCGAATCTCCTCCACAACAACAAGCTCCACCTGCGCCACTGCCTCCGCCAATGCCGACGACAATGgccgccgcctcatcggcaccggctggtgctacatcgaggaggaagaggtcGTCCGCCGAGACACAGAGATCACTCCAACCACCTGCGGCAAAGAGGAAAGCTTTGAACACGAAGATCCCGAAGACGACCAAGCTTCCATATGAGAAGACCGATGAGGAAGTGCTTGCT ACAAACAAAAAATATGCATAG